A single genomic interval of Mesoplodon densirostris isolate mMesDen1 chromosome 8, mMesDen1 primary haplotype, whole genome shotgun sequence harbors:
- the CXCR4 gene encoding C-X-C chemokine receptor type 4 has translation MDGFHIFSSDNYTEDDLGSGDYDSIKEPCFREENAHFNRIFLPTVYSIIFLTGIVGNGLVILVMGYQKKLRSMTDKYRLHLSVADLLFVLTLPFWAVDAVANWYFGKFLCKAVHVIYTVNLYSSVLILAFISLDRYLAIVHATNSQRPRKLLAEKVVYVGVWIPALLLTIPDFIFANVKEGDGRDICDRFYPNDLWLVVFQFQHIVVGLILPGIVILSCYCIIISKLSHSKGYQKRKALKTTVILILAFFACWLPYYIGISIDSFILLEIIQQGCEFESTVHKWISITEALAFFHCCLNPILYAFLGAKFKTSAQHALTSVSRGSSLKILSKGKRGGHSSVSTESESSSFHSS, from the exons ATGGACGGGTTCCAT ATATTCTCTTCAGATAATTACACAGAGGATGACTTGGGCTCAGGAGACTATGACTCCATAAAGGAACCCTGCTTCCGGGAGGAAAATGCCCATTTCAACCGTATCTTTCTGCCCACTGTCTACTCCATCATCTTCTTGACTGGCATAGTGGGTAACGGATTGGTCATCCTGGTCATGGGTTACCAGAAGAAACTGAGAAGCATGACAGACAAGTACAGACTGCACCTGTCTGTGGCAGACCTCCTCTTTGTCCTCACACTTCCCTTCTGGGCAGTTGATGCCGTGGCAAACTGGTACTTTGGGAAATTCCTGTGCAAGGCAGTCCATGTCATCTACACAGTCAACCTCTACAGCAGTGTCCTCATCCTGGCCTTCATCAGTCTGGACCGGTACCTGGCTATCGTCCATGCCACCAACAGTCAGAGGCCAAGGAAGCTGTTGGCTGAAAAGGTGGTCTATGTTGGTGTCTGGATACCTGCTCTCCTGTTGACTATTCCCGATTTCATCTTTGCCAACGTCaaggagggggatgggagagaCATCTGCGACCGCTTCTATCCCAACGACTTGTGGTTGGTGGTGTTCCAGTTTCAGCACATCGTGGTTGGCCTTATCCTGCCGGGTATCGTCATCCTGTCTTGCTATTGCATTATCATCTCCAAGCTGTCCCACTCCAAGGGCTACCAGAAGCGAAAGGCCCTCAAGACCACAGTTATCCTCATCCTGGCTTTCTTTGCCTGCTGGCTGCCCTACTACATTGGGATCAGCATCGACTCCTTCATCCTCCTGGAAATCATCCAGCAAGGGTGTGAGTTTGAGAGCACTGTGCACAAGTGGATTTCCATCACCGAGGCCCTAGCCTTTTTCCATTGTTGCCTGAATCCCATCCTCTATGCCTTCCTTGGGGCCAAATTTAAAACCTCTGCCCAGCATGCACTCACCTCTGTGAGCAGAGGGTCCAGCCTGAAGATCCTCTCCAAGGGAAAGCGGGGTGGACATTCTTCTGTTTCAACCGAGTCGGAGTCTTCGAGTTTTCACTCCAGCTAA